TGGGGGGCGCGTACCCAGACCGTCACAGTCCTGGGCAGCGTCGACGGCAACTCCTTCGGCACCGTCGTCCCGGCCACCGGCTTCACCTTCGACCCGGCGACCGGCAACAGCGTCACCCGCACGCTGCCGGCCACCGCCGCCCGCTACGTCCGGCTCAGCATCAGCGGCAACACCGGCTGGCCGGCCGGCCAGCTCGCCCAGGTCGAGGTGTACGCCGCGACCACCACGCCGGACACCCCGCCGACCGTGCCGACCGGCCTCACCGTGACCGGTCGGACGGCCACCAGTGTGTCGTTGGCCTGGACGGCGTCCACCGACGACGCCGGGGTGAGCGGCTACCAGGTGCGCCAGAGCGGCACGGTCGTCGCCACCGTCACGGGCACCACGGCGACCGTGAGCGGGCTCAGCCCGTCCACCGGGTACAGCTTCACCGTCACGGCGCGGGACACCGCGGGCAACACCTCCACGCCGTCGAACGCGGTCACGGTCACCACGGACGCGCCGGCCAACGCGGACCTCGCCCGTGGCCGACCCACCGCCGAGAGCAGCCACACCCAGAGCTACGGGTCGGGCAACGTGGTCGACGGCGACCCGAACAGCTACTGGGAGAGCGTCAACAGTGCCTTTCCACAGTGGGTGCAGGTCGACCTTGGCGCGACACGCACGGTCGGGCGGGTGGTGCTCAAGCTGCCGCCGGCGGCGGCCTGGGCGACCCGAACGCAGACCCTCGCGGTGCAGGGGAGCGCCGACGGCGTCAGCTTCGGCACGCTGGTCGCGGCGGCCGGGCGTACCTTCAACCCGGCCACCGGCAACCAGGTGACGCTCACCTTCACCGCCGCGCAGACCCGTCACCTGCGGATCACCGTCACGGGCAACACCGGCTGGCCGGCCGGGCAACTGGCGGCGCTGGAGGTGTACGCGAGCTGACCGCGCGGGCGGGCGGCCATCGGAGAGACCCGGTGGCCGCCCCGGTCGGGACCGGGTCAGCCCGACGGCTGCCGCATCCGGCGCACGTCGTCCGCCGGGTGGATGGTGCGCACCGGGTCCGGCACCGGCCCGCGCCGCCGCCACTCGCGCGGGTAGCCGAGCGAAACCTCCTCGAAGCGCACCCCGTCGTGGAACGTCGTACGGGGAATGTGCAGGTGCCCGTAGACCACTGTGGACGCGCCGAAGCGCAGGTGCCAGTCCCGGGTGCGCACGGTGCCGCACCACTGGGCGAACTGCGGAAACCACAGCACGTCGGTGGGTGCGCGTACCAGCGGGTAGTGGTTGACCAGCACGGTCGGCAGGGCCCTGTCCCGCTCGGCCAGCCGGCGCTCGGTCTCGGCGACCCGGGCCTCGCACCACGCCTCCCGGCTCGGGTAGGGGTCGGGGTGCAGCAGAGCCTCGTCGGTGCACACCACCCCGGCCTCGTACGCCAGGTCCAGCGACTGCTGCTTGGTGCTCGCCTCGGGCACCCGGAACGTGTAGTCGTACAGCACGAAGAGCGGGGCGATCGTGGCCGGACCACCCTCGCCGTCCCACACCGGGTACGGATCCTCCGGCGTGACGACCCCCAGGCGCCGACACAGCCGCACCAACTCGCGGTAGCGCTCCGCGCCGCGCAGCCGCACCGGGTCGTCGGGCGGTGTCCACAGTTCGTGGTTGCCCGGCGCCCAGA
Above is a window of Micromonospora coriariae DNA encoding:
- a CDS encoding metallophosphoesterase family protein, translated to MSLPPRLRAVSDLHIGYPENRSFVRELRPGNDGDWLLVAGDVAERYADIEWALGLLSSRFARVVWAPGNHELWTPPDDPVRLRGAERYRELVRLCRRLGVVTPEDPYPVWDGEGGPATIAPLFVLYDYTFRVPEASTKQQSLDLAYEAGVVCTDEALLHPDPYPSREAWCEARVAETERRLAERDRALPTVLVNHYPLVRAPTDVLWFPQFAQWCGTVRTRDWHLRFGASTVVYGHLHIPRTTFHDGVRFEEVSLGYPREWRRRGPVPDPVRTIHPADDVRRMRQPSG